One window from the genome of Chthoniobacterales bacterium encodes:
- a CDS encoding L,D-transpeptidase, translating into MMRKLVLSAFAALCLASCTTPDTRHRIVVSIPEQRLALLDNGALIATYPISTSKFAIGDAPGSRATPLGELEIAKKIGGSAPLGTVFKDRRPTGEILVPDAPGRDPIVTRILWLRGREAQNANAYGRYIYIHGTPEERNIGQRASYGCIRMRSRDVIQLYDIVGWGARVTILDAPLSAAVPLAPGPGTTTAVSSQ; encoded by the coding sequence ATGATGCGCAAGCTCGTTCTCTCCGCGTTCGCCGCTCTTTGCCTCGCTTCCTGCACGACGCCCGATACGCGTCATCGGATCGTCGTCAGCATCCCGGAGCAGCGGCTGGCGCTTCTCGACAACGGCGCGCTCATCGCCACCTACCCGATTTCCACCTCGAAGTTTGCCATCGGCGACGCCCCCGGCAGCCGGGCCACGCCACTCGGCGAGCTCGAGATTGCGAAAAAAATCGGTGGCTCCGCTCCCCTTGGAACCGTTTTCAAGGATCGGCGTCCGACCGGCGAAATCCTCGTTCCCGACGCACCGGGCCGCGACCCAATCGTAACCCGGATTCTCTGGTTGCGCGGGCGGGAAGCCCAGAATGCCAATGCCTACGGGCGTTACATTTATATTCATGGAACGCCCGAGGAACGGAACATCGGCCAGCGCGCCAGTTACGGCTGCATCCGGATGCGCTCACGGGACGTGATCCAGCTTTACGACATCGTCGGCTGGGGCGCGCGGGTCACCATTCTCGACGCTCCTCTATCGGCCGCAGTGCCGTTGGCGCCCGGACCGGGGACGACTACCGCCGTGTCATCCCAATAA